The DNA window CAAACTGTTGGATCACATAAATATCCTGCACCGGGCATGAACTAAGTGCATCGATAAGCAGATAACTTATCAGGTCTTTTTTATAGGCacaagtaataaataagttatAAGTAATaaggaaacaaacaaaaattgtaaataaaatattgtgtCTATTACTAAAAACAACGAACACCGAGTACAAAAAATTCAACAGCGACAAACCTCAACATTAATAGAAGACTTCTGATCtatgaagaaattattttttgatattaaAAAGCGTTTTGGTGCCGTGGCGAGAACCTTAACATGCATTGGAATATCTGGAGCAAGGTCCCAAGGCCATAATGATTCTTACAAAACTTTTATATTTTAGAAGCTTATAATGTTGTATGGTTTAGACTatgatttttcaattctttctacTTTAACTAGAAAGTGTGCAGtttgaaaagatgagaaacTCTGCTAAGATATAAGTCCactttttattagttttaatAGATTGAGATTACTATTATTTCATGTCAATATTGTTTcgtaatattattatttattattattatttgtttattagttatttaaagacatcgccccacgaatctgagctggtacggatttcaggtggaacaTTCAtgcacgggatcgtagattatggagagaagggtgatcccgtccatatcttcctaattgccgtaaaaaacggcccgaaagatacggcttcgagcgttccggcgcgccattttctacaagaagttcgattggagcgcaccagcttTGAGCACGcgccgggccgttttttgcggcaattagaaaggaatggacggaatcacctctccataatctactatgccgtgtacgaatattccacctggaatccgtaccacctcagattcgtggagtgatgcctttaagggacgGGTTTGGTACAATTGGTTAGAGATCCGTtctagccacacggtcgatggttcgaaaccgtcccagCGCCAGccagtctttcatccctccagagtcgataaattggtaccagactggtctgggaggataaaaacactgacttgatcatcggctgacccccgcaagtcattgtataggccaacacgcttTCCAAAAGCCGcaacgatcacgaattccagtaaaacgcgttgccgcatcccaggcggattgatacgccagagactttagtTGATCCTTTTGtttgaattaattatttatttgttattatatcATTACCTAGTACTACTTCTTCCGTATATTTCTCTTCAGGATTTTTAACCTGTCATTAAAAAGtatcaaattcaaaatcaaCTCAACTGCATCTCAGTAGAACTAGCGaaatattaaacaaataataatattaaagaCCAGACATTTTATTCAGAAAACCAAAGATTCATTTCCGTTTTTGAGTTTCTTGTACAAATAAAATCAGGGATCTTATAGAAGCTCAAATACAATGAAGATTCGAATAAATTGCTTACCTTTATCACAACTGGAAATGGACTCTCATTCTCAACTCGATGGTTAACCAATTGGTTGCTGGTACCGGCAATAATGTACACATCCGGCGTTATAGTAACCGATAAAAATGGTAACGCTCTGCAGAGCACGTGATACAGCCTGGTTTTGTAAATCTGTACATGTACACGGAAGGAAATAGAGCACTGAGATCATTGGATGGTTAATTTATGAATGAGCACTGTTTAATGAGGAAATTTCCTCTACTCTTGTTTTATTCACATAGGATCAATCAATATTGTAAAACTTCAATTGGGACAGTTTTTAAGTTAGCTACAAATCTTGGTCGGCTAAGAAGTGTTGCACGCACGCATGAACGCACAGACAGACGCGcagacggacggacggacgcacgcacacgcacactcACATACGCACATACACGATCTGTACAGTAATCagttttacttatttaccTAAAGGGTACGTCTTCACTGAAAAACAGCTCCAGGACCTTTTCCGGTGGACCTCATCCCTTGTCCTCACAGTAGACAACTGAGATGTCCGTAGAAGTATCATAGATCTCAGCTGTTCCATCCGTACAGCGAAAAAATCATTCCATTACGTTGTCGATCTCACTCAAGGATGTTTTGCATCTCTtcggatccactctagcgttcatTTAATTCATCTCTGATCGATTCTTCTCAAGTGACTGGCCTATCTATCCCTTGCTTTCGATACCAatttctggagtaggagaacgacatgttgATGCGTTTCCGCCACAAAAAGGACTGCGTCAGGCCCCATTGACGATGAGTTTGccgattttttcttaactatcctgacatagacaaatgtgtttttttcctttttggtgtgtatgcgaataaataaataaataagtaaataaataaataaataaatattccgcTGGGTTGTGAAGGCGAAATGAAGCTAGCGCAGCTCAAAGCGACGCGGTAGAGCTGGCGGTTTGGATCGAGATATGGCGTTAGTTAACTTTCCGGGACTGCAGATATTATTGGAGTCACTCATCGATTTCAATCGCCGCGCTCCACCCCGTCGCCTGCGCAACAACAGCGCAAGGTTCCCGACCAATTCGACCCGAGCGCAACAAGCCTGTCTAACACTGAATCACCTTAGCCCGATTGTGCAAACCTACCATATCTCCTAAATTTCCAGTAAActtttctctatcagatgGATTAATCATGAACTATGATTAAGGTCTACATTTAGCACAGCTGGAGCAATAGACAAATTCCTTAGCTCTCCAAGCGGCTCAAACTCTGCCATCACAAAATTCAAGTCcagaaaacgttgaaaaaaaaagcctagaACAAAATGGTACAAATTATTTACTGGCTTCAGTACGTCCTAACTTGTGGTGTATTTGCGGTAATCCGTTGCGAAATGGCGCAGTTCAATTCCGTAACCCCATCGAAGTCAGAGGAAAACAACCGCATGCGCAACCTCCTGTGCAGTTACACAACAACTTAATGTCGATTTGACTCAACTTGACTCGGCTTGATTCCACTGTAGACTGAGCTCATTTCCCTGCACGTCCCCAGAAAATATACTCACTTCGCTAATGTCACATCTTTCAATGTGAATTCCGGTggctttacttcttttttccagactAAAGTGAAATATAATTCTTCTTGGTAGGGAAGCAGTTATTTCTACCAGAGTCAAAATCACCACTTACACATCACCAAAAGTATCCACGCTTCatctagaaataaaacaaccttctctttgtttgttttgaaaatagtGACCCACTGCAATCACTTTGTTCATCAAAACAATGTTGACGTAATCATAACATTGACAATCCTGCCTGGATTTGGTGTAGCAGCCTCGAAagaggtatagtcgggtcaaaacggcatgaaatttcgtgcagttccgtaagcggctgcgattGATACAGCGCGATTGAGATTGCGATTGGCGTCAAGCGTTAGCTTTAttcgaactgcaacgatgggtggtgctagtGAGGGTCCCCTctggattccaaccgctgcacAGCGGAGCTACGaaagcagccgcttgcgcaactgtgcCAGCTCACAGATCTTTGCCGCCGACAGTTACTCTTAACTGCTGCACAAGTTAAATTCTTCTCAGTGGTAACATTCATGAGGAAATCGGATCCGAGAGTTTCCGAATCCAAAGTGGGAGTTGCACTAGtaatttcctcctttttgtGTGAAAGTCCTAGAAAAAGTTAGGGAATTCaaagagcaagaaaaataGATTATTTGCTGTGCTTCTTCCATACCTGttgtggggtcaaaacgacataaagcacggtgcaattactcttgaggcggtgcggtggagcgtagcggttaggagtgaactggaacccttgctagcaccacccatcgctgctgtttgcgatggtcccacctcggtcccaactgttGCCTCCTTAGCGCGTTTCGAGCGCGCACGCAAATgccccgtgcttcatgccgttttgacccgactacacttCATGTGACAATATTTTAGTCCAATGcatcagaaattttttcacaatCACATTTTTATCCCGGGAATAGTTTTATATGACCACACgttcattgtctttttttcaaacatggaCATTTCTCTGGCAAAACACATCCCAAACTTCTACTGTTCAAGTCACGTAATACGTAGCCATCTTTGCAGAAGCATTTTTCTAGTCCTGTGCAGTCCATAGCATCACATGTTGGACCCTAGAAAAAACGTTTAAAATAATGATCACTgcgaaaattctagaaacagaacacgaaaaagaaaactcacaaAGCGGCAATCCTGCTCGCATGCAGGACGACACGGTCCAGAGATCATATTTTTTGGACACTCTGTAATCAAGTGCAGGTGAATTCAGACAGTTAGAAACTCGTAGATGTAGGGTGGTTTTTAATCGCTTGCAGATGACGGCAAGTGTATTTTAGCAGTGCCGCCAATTGTTCGTTACGATACGATTAACAaagttaataaaaataaaaaaataaaaaggatactggataaagtcactggcgtattaAGTGACTAGTAAGTGACCACGAATccgtaatcgttgaagttttggaacgcgtgttggcctatacaatgaattgcgcgggccagccgatgatcaaatcg is part of the Necator americanus strain Aroian chromosome V, whole genome shotgun sequence genome and encodes:
- a CDS encoding hypothetical protein (NECATOR_CHRV.G20683.T1), which codes for MISGPCRPACEQDCRFGPTCDAMDCTGLEKCFCKDGYVLRDLNSRRLSHKKEEITSATPTLDSETLGSDFLMNVTTEKNLTCAAVKSNCRRQRSWVTIFKTNKEKVVLFLDEAWILLVMFWKKEVKPPEFTLKDVTLAKALPFLSVTITPDVYIIAGTSNQLVNHRVENESPFPVVIKVLATAPKRFLISKNNFFIDQKSSINVEIKLLAGPIRSHRLDFLILPCINILDPNWKSNPVAAFNSPYRPIYRHVRYKAPRPWSTAVDDIFRSTFEISENISKVYEETGIFSSKRENITLNEFIVLDQVFGQNLEKEQNIP